From Moritella sp. Urea-trap-13, a single genomic window includes:
- a CDS encoding MFS transporter, protein MDNVALSKLEQKTAVSLALVFGLRMLGLFMIMPVFAIYGRDLIGYSPLWVGIVIGAYGLTQAMLQIPMGQLSDRIGRKPVIIAGLGLFCLGSIVAGMADSVYGVAFGRILQGTGAVASAILALAADITREQQRPKVMAVIGMCIGLSFAFSLVAGPVLAQWIGLKGIFFVTAALAIVGMLVVHYIVPNSTTKAPAGDASTNKNKLRAMLRDPQLLRLDVGIFVLHLTLTAVFVSLPFELEAAGLVGEHHWWIYFPALLLSFILMVPMLIIAAKKKMNKQFFLFAIALMGVALCVMGFANGNLWLFGLAIVLYFTAFNFLEASLPAMISMSAPAGAKGSAMGIYSTSQFAGAFCGGIIAGSLYTQLGSQGLFFIIAAVMIVWFVISLGLENVGQVKAHTIAVTIANQREAELIAEKLISLSGINEAVVVLEEQVAYLKATKDFEIDQALNLVREQHRS, encoded by the coding sequence ATGGATAATGTAGCTTTATCTAAATTAGAGCAAAAAACAGCGGTGTCGTTAGCATTAGTATTTGGCTTAAGAATGCTGGGGTTATTTATGATCATGCCTGTTTTTGCTATTTATGGGCGTGATTTAATCGGTTATTCGCCACTGTGGGTTGGTATCGTGATCGGTGCTTATGGTTTGACCCAAGCGATGCTGCAAATACCGATGGGGCAGTTGTCTGATCGTATTGGTCGTAAGCCCGTTATTATTGCTGGTTTAGGCCTATTTTGCTTAGGTAGTATTGTCGCCGGTATGGCTGATTCCGTTTACGGCGTGGCTTTCGGACGTATATTGCAAGGAACTGGCGCTGTTGCCAGTGCTATTCTGGCGTTAGCTGCCGATATCACTCGTGAGCAACAACGTCCTAAAGTGATGGCGGTCATTGGTATGTGTATCGGACTGTCATTTGCGTTTTCGTTGGTGGCGGGCCCGGTATTAGCACAATGGATAGGTCTTAAAGGTATCTTCTTTGTTACTGCTGCCTTGGCTATTGTTGGTATGTTAGTGGTGCATTATATTGTGCCGAACTCCACAACCAAAGCGCCAGCGGGCGATGCCAGTACCAATAAAAACAAGTTAAGAGCCATGTTGCGGGATCCGCAATTATTGCGTCTCGATGTGGGTATCTTTGTATTACACTTAACCCTGACTGCAGTATTTGTATCACTGCCATTTGAGTTAGAGGCGGCAGGACTAGTTGGTGAGCACCACTGGTGGATATATTTCCCGGCATTACTGCTATCATTTATACTGATGGTGCCGATGTTGATTATTGCGGCGAAAAAGAAAATGAATAAACAATTTTTCTTATTCGCCATTGCATTAATGGGTGTTGCCTTGTGTGTCATGGGCTTTGCAAATGGTAATCTATGGCTATTTGGCTTAGCGATTGTGTTGTATTTTACCGCGTTTAACTTTTTAGAAGCTTCGTTACCTGCGATGATCTCTATGTCAGCTCCGGCTGGTGCTAAGGGATCGGCAATGGGCATTTACTCAACCTCACAGTTTGCGGGTGCATTTTGTGGCGGTATTATTGCGGGTAGTTTGTATACGCAATTGGGTTCTCAAGGTTTATTCTTTATTATTGCTGCGGTAATGATAGTGTGGTTTGTTATTTCTTTGGGGCTAGAAAATGTCGGTCAAGTGAAGGCGCATACTATCGCTGTGACCATCGCAAACCAAAGAGAAGCTGAATTAATAGCCGAAAAGCTAATATCGCTATCCGGTATTAATGAAGCTGTAGTAGTATTAGAAGAGCAGGTCGCTTATTTAAAAGCGACTAAAGATTTTGAAATAGACCAGGCTTTGAACCTGGTTCGTGAACAGCACAGGAGCTAG
- a CDS encoding LuxR C-terminal-related transcriptional regulator has protein sequence MSDYPNVVLLSQPSLQVATLVSCLRAKLDIPVQQLREVAEIERISIDNNLLLLVDTDNLSSISQEQLKNKLKQYHGMFRLALINLSDDTTMENISTWPSIFGVFNKRDELDVVCKGIGKITEGEFWMPRRTLSSLISIYRSTKTVDLDRKPELTTREQEILRQLMTGSSNLEIADALYVSEHTIKSHLYNVFKKIKVKNRLQAVSWAKENLI, from the coding sequence ATGTCGGATTACCCAAATGTAGTACTACTGTCACAACCGAGCCTGCAAGTGGCTACCTTGGTCTCTTGTTTAAGAGCCAAACTCGATATACCGGTACAACAATTACGAGAAGTCGCCGAAATTGAACGGATCTCGATTGATAACAACTTACTATTACTGGTTGATACAGACAATCTCAGCAGTATTTCACAAGAGCAACTGAAAAATAAATTAAAGCAATACCATGGCATGTTTCGTTTGGCATTAATTAATTTAAGTGATGATACCACGATGGAGAACATTTCCACCTGGCCATCAATATTCGGCGTGTTTAATAAACGCGATGAACTCGACGTAGTCTGTAAAGGCATAGGAAAGATAACCGAAGGTGAATTTTGGATGCCAAGACGTACTCTCAGTTCTTTGATTTCAATTTACCGTTCCACTAAAACCGTTGATTTAGATAGAAAACCAGAGCTGACCACTCGTGAACAAGAAATTTTACGTCAGTTAATGACCGGCTCATCAAATTTAGAAATTGCCGATGCATTATATGTCAGTGAACACACCATTAAATCGCATCTCTATAATGTGTTCAAAAAAATCAAAGTTAAAAATCGCCTACAAGCAGTATCTTGGGCGAAAGAAAATCTGATTTAA
- the uvrA gene encoding excinuclease ABC subunit UvrA — translation MDQIIVRGARTHNLKDINVELPRDKLIVITGLSGSGKSSLAFDTLYAEGQRRYVESLSAYARQFLSLMEKPDVDHIEGLSPAISIEQKSTSHNPRSTVGTITEIYDYLRLLFARVGEPRCPTHNAPLAAQTITQMVDHVLALETGRKLMLLAPIVKERKGEHVKTLASLASQGYIRARIDGEVCDLSDPPALDLHKKHTIEVVIDRFKVRDDLQLRLSESFETALNMSGGTAYITDMDDNNAEPIVFSANFACPQCGYSMAELEPRVFSFNNPAGACHSCDGLGVQQYFDHDRIIINADLSLSGGAIRGWDKRNFYYFQMLTSLAKHYKFDLTKPFNSLTSEVQDYILQGSGEQEIEFNYVNDRGDIVVRRHAFEGIIPNMQRRYKETESNAVREELGKYLTTKPCETCSGSRLRQEARHVYIQETTLPEVSRMAIGEAFDFFAGMELPGQKGQIAEKILKEIGDRLGFLVNVGLNYLSLERSADTLSGGEAQRIRLASQIGAGLVGVMYVLDEPSIGLHQRDNERLLQTLIHLRDLGNTVIVVEHDEDAIRAADYVLDIGPGAGVHGGEIVARGNVDDILKCENSLTADYLSGRKAIEIPAQRTPLTDKWVHLKGATGNNLKNVDLSVPVGVMTCVTGVSGSGKSTLINDTFFKIAHIELNGATVTTPAPYVSIEGLDQLDKVVDIDQSPIGRTPRSNPATYTGIFTAIREIFAGTQESRSRGYKPGRFSFNVKGGRCEACQGDGLIKVEMHFLPDVYVPCDSCKSQRYNRETLEVRYKGKNIHEVLDMTVEEANTFFAPIPPIARKLQTLMDVGLSYIRLGQSATTLSGGEAQRVKLAKELSKRDTGQTLYILDEPTTGLHFHDIKLLMKVLHRLRDHGNTIVIIEHNLDVVKTADWVIDLGPEGGSGGGEILVAGTPETVAEHPDSHTARFLKPMLERTKQLSTLNHQNNINQES, via the coding sequence ATGGATCAAATCATTGTTCGGGGCGCACGCACCCATAACCTTAAAGATATCAATGTTGAACTACCACGCGATAAGCTTATTGTTATCACTGGGTTATCGGGTTCTGGCAAGTCGTCGTTAGCATTTGATACGCTTTATGCAGAAGGTCAGCGTCGCTATGTAGAATCGCTTTCTGCTTATGCCAGACAGTTCCTATCGTTAATGGAAAAGCCCGATGTCGATCATATAGAAGGTCTCTCTCCAGCGATCTCTATCGAGCAAAAATCAACATCGCATAACCCACGCTCAACAGTCGGTACCATCACCGAGATCTACGATTATCTGCGCCTGTTGTTTGCCCGTGTTGGCGAACCACGTTGCCCTACTCACAATGCCCCATTAGCAGCACAGACGATCACCCAGATGGTTGATCACGTGTTGGCGTTAGAGACCGGCCGTAAACTGATGTTATTAGCCCCGATCGTCAAAGAGCGTAAGGGCGAGCATGTTAAGACCCTCGCTAGTTTAGCCAGCCAAGGTTATATCCGTGCGCGTATCGACGGTGAAGTGTGTGATCTTTCCGATCCACCGGCATTAGACCTACATAAAAAACATACTATTGAAGTAGTGATCGATCGCTTTAAAGTCCGAGATGATCTGCAACTGCGTCTCTCGGAGTCTTTTGAAACTGCACTCAACATGTCTGGCGGCACCGCTTATATTACCGATATGGATGATAACAACGCGGAGCCGATCGTGTTTTCGGCTAACTTTGCTTGCCCTCAGTGTGGTTATAGCATGGCAGAACTTGAGCCAAGGGTGTTCTCGTTTAACAACCCTGCTGGTGCTTGCCATTCTTGTGATGGTCTTGGGGTGCAACAATATTTTGATCACGACCGCATTATTATCAACGCCGACTTGAGTCTATCTGGTGGCGCGATCCGTGGTTGGGATAAACGTAATTTTTATTATTTCCAAATGCTCACCTCACTGGCTAAGCATTATAAATTTGATCTCACCAAACCGTTTAATTCATTAACCAGCGAAGTACAAGATTACATCCTGCAAGGCAGTGGCGAGCAAGAAATTGAATTTAACTATGTCAATGATCGTGGCGATATTGTTGTCCGCCGCCACGCGTTCGAAGGCATCATTCCGAATATGCAGCGCCGCTATAAAGAAACGGAGTCGAATGCAGTACGTGAAGAACTGGGGAAATACTTAACCACTAAACCCTGCGAGACTTGTTCAGGTTCACGTTTGCGCCAAGAAGCACGCCACGTATATATACAAGAAACCACATTGCCGGAAGTATCACGCATGGCCATAGGTGAAGCATTTGATTTCTTTGCTGGTATGGAACTACCTGGTCAAAAAGGTCAAATTGCCGAAAAGATCCTCAAAGAAATTGGCGATCGTCTGGGGTTCTTGGTTAATGTTGGTCTTAATTATTTAAGTCTAGAGCGCAGCGCTGATACTTTATCCGGTGGTGAAGCACAGCGTATTCGTCTGGCGAGTCAAATTGGCGCAGGTCTGGTTGGCGTGATGTACGTACTCGATGAACCGTCGATCGGTTTACACCAACGTGATAACGAGCGCTTGTTGCAAACCCTGATCCACTTACGTGATCTTGGCAATACCGTAATTGTTGTTGAACACGATGAAGATGCGATCCGTGCCGCTGATTACGTGCTGGATATAGGCCCTGGTGCGGGTGTTCATGGTGGTGAGATCGTCGCTCGCGGTAATGTCGATGATATCTTAAAATGTGAAAATTCACTGACAGCCGATTACCTTAGTGGCCGTAAAGCCATAGAGATCCCTGCGCAACGTACACCGTTAACGGATAAATGGGTTCATCTTAAAGGCGCAACCGGTAACAACCTTAAAAATGTGGATCTTTCGGTACCCGTTGGGGTGATGACCTGTGTAACAGGTGTTTCAGGCTCTGGTAAATCGACCCTGATTAATGATACTTTCTTTAAAATTGCCCATATCGAATTGAATGGCGCAACAGTAACAACACCAGCACCTTATGTTTCAATAGAAGGACTGGATCAGCTCGATAAAGTTGTCGACATAGACCAAAGCCCAATTGGTCGAACCCCACGTTCAAACCCTGCAACCTATACCGGTATCTTCACCGCTATCCGGGAGATTTTTGCTGGTACGCAAGAATCCCGTTCGCGTGGTTATAAACCCGGGCGCTTTAGCTTTAATGTTAAAGGTGGTCGCTGTGAAGCCTGCCAAGGTGACGGCTTAATCAAAGTAGAAATGCATTTCTTACCTGATGTCTATGTACCTTGTGATAGCTGTAAAAGCCAACGTTATAACCGCGAAACGTTAGAAGTACGTTACAAAGGTAAGAATATTCACGAAGTATTGGATATGACAGTTGAAGAGGCTAATACCTTCTTTGCGCCGATCCCGCCTATTGCGCGTAAATTACAAACCTTAATGGATGTAGGCCTTTCTTATATACGTTTAGGTCAATCAGCAACAACCTTATCTGGTGGCGAAGCACAACGCGTGAAATTAGCTAAAGAGTTATCCAAACGCGATACTGGCCAAACCTTGTATATCTTGGATGAACCGACTACAGGTCTGCATTTTCATGATATTAAGTTGTTGATGAAAGTATTACACCGCCTACGCGACCACGGTAATACTATCGTCATTATTGAGCATAACCTTGATGTCGTTAAAACAGCAGATTGGGTTATTGATCTAGGTCCTGAAGGCGGTAGCGGTGGTGGTGAAATACTGGTTGCTGGCACACCTGAAACGGTAGCAGAACATCCAGACAGCCATACTGCACGCTTTCTAAAGCCAATGCTTGAACGTACAAAGCAGCTGAGTACTCTCAACCACCAGAATAATATTAACCAAGAGTCATAG
- a CDS encoding PglL family O-oligosaccharyltransferase has protein sequence MNLTTLKKGFFITFAIYMLIGMHYFQHNGGGSGLHLPFNAIGWIFISTLIGIGLWQATLQAKLVYSRLSLMFIAATLVMLIPVLYADPIVAGLSYTRLFGLVGGLLFFIALQQLQLNQQQRLMLLYLILGAVFVEALFSLVQYYLLPVNNTVGYQKIANRPYGIFQQPNVSASFLTTGIALALYLLTQTKLDEKGKRLFCYVTTFMAVIPVILLQSRTGYLSLLIAPLMLLPWVWLQLRESEQTKSLFVWLVCGVIAVAIGAYSLETAETVARSSAYLTDPGGRLPIYLHSFSMWLEKPLLGWGYGSFEVAYLNSYGDALSQGLALPGSDENLDHPHNELLYWGIEGGLVALAGIALLVIGFLRIIVKQPIWQGLALLGLVFPLVLHSQTEYPFYHAIVHWVVFLTLVWYIGSRYGNTKSIAFNYTFLLRTLALLIPLVTAVFMVTTLHTNTLLTQYERSDRSDITPLTKVVNPVAWITRLEFNAMMYRLQIAMYNNDIAELNNYIDWATEISQQTPRANIYINWVRVLTKLGQHDEAKVLLQRTALLYPRNKLVQRFAASQADSTQSQ, from the coding sequence ATGAACTTAACAACATTGAAAAAAGGATTTTTCATTACGTTTGCCATCTATATGCTGATCGGGATGCATTATTTTCAGCATAATGGTGGCGGCTCTGGTCTACACTTGCCATTTAATGCCATAGGTTGGATATTTATTTCCACCTTAATCGGCATCGGTCTATGGCAAGCGACATTACAAGCTAAGCTGGTTTATTCACGTCTCAGCTTAATGTTCATCGCCGCCACGCTGGTCATGTTAATACCGGTATTATATGCCGACCCAATCGTCGCGGGGCTTAGCTATACGCGATTATTCGGTTTAGTCGGAGGTTTACTGTTTTTTATTGCCTTGCAACAATTGCAGCTTAATCAACAACAACGCCTGATGTTATTGTATCTCATCTTAGGTGCTGTCTTTGTCGAGGCGCTATTTAGCCTAGTGCAATATTATCTGTTACCCGTCAATAATACCGTCGGTTATCAAAAAATTGCCAATCGCCCTTATGGTATTTTTCAACAACCGAATGTCTCCGCATCATTTTTAACCACCGGTATTGCCCTGGCTTTATATCTGCTGACACAGACCAAGTTAGATGAAAAAGGTAAACGGCTATTTTGTTACGTCACCACCTTTATGGCTGTTATCCCGGTGATATTACTGCAATCACGTACTGGTTATTTGTCATTATTAATTGCCCCGCTGATGTTACTACCTTGGGTGTGGCTGCAATTACGCGAATCTGAACAAACAAAAAGTCTGTTTGTATGGTTAGTGTGTGGCGTTATCGCTGTTGCAATTGGTGCTTACTCACTCGAAACGGCAGAGACTGTAGCTCGCTCAAGTGCTTATTTGACAGACCCAGGTGGTCGTCTTCCTATTTATTTACACAGTTTTTCTATGTGGTTAGAAAAACCATTATTAGGTTGGGGTTATGGCAGCTTTGAAGTGGCCTATCTCAACTCCTATGGCGACGCATTAAGCCAAGGCCTAGCCTTACCCGGCTCAGATGAAAACCTCGATCATCCACACAATGAACTCTTATATTGGGGCATTGAAGGCGGCCTTGTGGCATTAGCGGGGATCGCCTTATTGGTTATTGGCTTCCTGCGTATTATCGTCAAGCAACCTATCTGGCAAGGTTTGGCCTTATTAGGATTGGTGTTCCCACTGGTATTACACAGCCAAACTGAATACCCGTTTTATCATGCCATCGTACATTGGGTAGTCTTTTTAACCTTGGTTTGGTATATCGGCAGTCGTTATGGCAACACCAAAAGCATCGCGTTCAACTACACGTTTTTATTACGTACTTTAGCGCTATTAATTCCACTGGTTACTGCCGTATTTATGGTAACTACGCTACATACCAATACCCTGTTAACGCAATACGAACGTAGTGATCGCAGTGATATAACGCCACTGACAAAAGTGGTGAATCCAGTGGCTTGGATCACCCGCTTAGAGTTCAATGCCATGATGTATCGCTTACAAATAGCCATGTACAATAATGACATTGCAGAGCTAAATAACTATATAGATTGGGCTACTGAAATCAGCCAGCAAACACCAAGAGCCAATATCTATATTAACTGGGTTCGCGTATTAACCAAGCTAGGTCAACACGACGAGGCAAAGGTCTTATTGCAACGCACTGCGCTACTTTATCCGCGTAATAAGTTGGTACAACGCTTTGCTGCGAGTCAGGCTGATAGCACTCAATCTCAATAA
- a CDS encoding alanine--glyoxylate aminotransferase family protein, with translation MSITSFYPPQRTLMGPGPSDVYPNVLQALSRPTVGHLDPTFVQMMDEVKELLQYAFQTKNPCTMAVSAPGSAGMETCFVNLIEPGDKVIVCINGVFGGRMAENVTRSGGVLVKVEDEWGKPVDPEKLAAALKAHPDAKIVAFVHAETSTGVLSDAKTLCALAREHGCLSIVDAVTSLGGVPLYVDDWGIDAVYSGTQKCLSCVPGISPVSFSAAAVERIKNRTVPVQSWFLDQTLVMSYWSGEGKRSYHHTAPVNTLYGLHESLVQLQTEGLENAWERHAQQHLALRAGLEKLGIEFIVDEACRLPQLNTVVIPDGVDDAAVRNQLLQTYNLEIGAGLGAFAGKAWRIGLMGYAARPANVALCLRALEETLN, from the coding sequence ATGAGCATTACCTCTTTTTATCCCCCACAACGTACTTTGATGGGCCCTGGTCCTTCAGATGTTTATCCTAATGTATTACAGGCGTTAAGTCGTCCGACCGTTGGTCACCTTGATCCGACATTTGTACAAATGATGGATGAAGTAAAAGAATTGCTGCAATATGCGTTTCAAACTAAAAACCCTTGTACCATGGCAGTGTCTGCGCCGGGTTCTGCAGGTATGGAAACATGTTTTGTGAACTTAATTGAGCCCGGCGATAAAGTCATCGTCTGTATCAATGGTGTGTTTGGTGGCCGTATGGCTGAGAACGTAACACGCTCTGGTGGTGTGCTGGTTAAAGTGGAAGATGAATGGGGTAAACCTGTTGATCCAGAAAAACTTGCAGCGGCGTTAAAGGCCCATCCTGACGCGAAAATTGTCGCTTTTGTCCATGCAGAAACATCAACGGGTGTACTTTCTGATGCGAAGACGCTTTGTGCACTAGCAAGAGAACATGGTTGTTTGTCCATTGTCGATGCTGTGACGTCACTTGGTGGTGTGCCATTGTATGTCGATGATTGGGGTATTGATGCGGTTTATTCTGGCACGCAGAAATGTTTGTCATGTGTGCCGGGTATTTCTCCGGTGAGCTTTAGTGCTGCAGCGGTCGAAAGAATTAAAAACCGCACAGTACCAGTACAAAGCTGGTTCTTAGATCAGACGTTAGTCATGAGTTATTGGTCTGGTGAAGGCAAGCGTAGCTATCACCATACTGCACCAGTGAATACCCTGTATGGATTACATGAATCTTTAGTGCAATTACAGACTGAAGGTCTAGAAAATGCGTGGGAACGTCATGCACAGCAACATTTAGCACTACGCGCAGGCTTAGAAAAACTCGGCATTGAATTTATTGTCGATGAAGCCTGTCGTTTACCACAACTTAATACCGTGGTTATTCCTGACGGTGTGGATGATGCGGCAGTACGTAATCAGCTACTACAAACTTATAATCTTGAGATTGGTGCTGGTTTGGGTGCATTTGCTGGCAAAGCATGGCGTATTGGTTTGATGGGTTATGCTGCACGTCCTGCTAACGTTGCTTTGTGTTTACGCGCTCTAGAAGAAACGTTGAATTAA
- a CDS encoding YhgN family NAAT transporter gives MEIISAAVMLFLIMDPLGNLPIFLSILKHIDKKRRRAVMVRELLIALFVMLLFLFLGERILGFLSLKQEAVSIAGGIILFLIAIKMIFPTAGGLTGLAAGEEPFIVPMAIPMLAGPSILAALLLLAHQDPNKMFEWSAALLIAWGLTAFILMFYEGFNRILGEKGLAAVERLMGMLLVMISVQMLLDGIADYLATVS, from the coding sequence ATGGAAATAATATCGGCAGCGGTCATGCTCTTTTTGATCATGGACCCGCTAGGTAACTTACCTATATTTTTGTCTATTTTAAAACATATTGATAAAAAACGCCGACGTGCGGTGATGGTCCGTGAGTTGTTAATCGCACTGTTTGTGATGCTATTATTCTTATTCTTAGGTGAAAGGATCCTTGGTTTCTTAAGTTTAAAGCAAGAAGCTGTGAGTATCGCCGGGGGTATTATTTTATTCTTGATCGCCATTAAGATGATTTTCCCGACCGCAGGTGGATTAACAGGTCTGGCTGCAGGTGAAGAACCCTTTATTGTACCAATGGCGATTCCCATGTTAGCTGGTCCTTCAATCCTAGCTGCACTGTTATTATTAGCCCATCAAGACCCAAATAAAATGTTTGAATGGTCTGCTGCGTTGCTTATTGCATGGGGTTTAACTGCTTTTATTTTGATGTTTTATGAAGGCTTTAACCGTATTTTAGGTGAGAAAGGCTTAGCTGCTGTCGAACGATTGATGGGCATGCTATTAGTGATGATCTCTGTGCAGATGTTACTCGATGGTATTGCTGATTATCTTGCCACAGTAAGCTGA
- a CDS encoding DUF4202 domain-containing protein, whose amino-acid sequence MSEQRIQQAIQLIDQINQCDPVTELVDGVAQPKEWLYGLRMSECLAEFMPDASIALQIAARAQHIKRWSIPRSEHPLGREGYYKWRQSLGRLHAEEAMTIAAQVGCEQEEIQAIGRMLRKEKIKRDPQVQALEDVICLVFLKYYFTAFAEKHTPEKLIVIVQKTWAKMSEKGHEAALKLPFTADQQALLAKALG is encoded by the coding sequence ATGTCAGAGCAACGGATACAGCAAGCAATACAATTAATCGATCAAATAAATCAGTGTGACCCAGTAACTGAACTCGTTGATGGTGTGGCCCAACCGAAAGAATGGCTATATGGTTTACGTATGAGTGAGTGCTTAGCTGAATTTATGCCCGACGCATCAATCGCTCTGCAGATCGCAGCGCGTGCTCAACATATTAAGCGTTGGAGTATTCCGCGTAGTGAACACCCACTTGGTCGTGAAGGCTATTACAAATGGCGTCAGTCTTTGGGTCGTTTACATGCAGAAGAAGCCATGACGATTGCTGCGCAAGTTGGTTGTGAGCAAGAAGAGATACAAGCGATTGGCCGGATGTTACGTAAAGAAAAAATCAAACGTGACCCACAAGTTCAAGCACTAGAAGATGTTATCTGCTTAGTATTCTTAAAATATTATTTTACTGCATTTGCAGAAAAGCATACACCAGAAAAGCTGATTGTGATTGTGCAAAAGACCTGGGCTAAAATGTCTGAAAAGGGCCATGAAGCGGCACTGAAATTACCGTTTACAGCTGACCAGCAAGCGCTACTAGCTAAAGCGCTGGGCTAA
- the bioH gene encoding pimeloyl-ACP methyl ester esterase BioH — MPEVIATESKSVSPCTKLHVEVVGDGPDLVLLHGWGLNSACWQSVVPLLSAHYRLHLIDLPGFGFSHDSHLASGTLTDITEVLLKVAPANAVWLGWSLGGLCATHFALQHPQRVAALVTVASSPKFMATAEVADSAAWSGIAEKVLAQFQQQLQQNLPQTINRFLAIQGMGSDTAKQDIKQLKSLLAARPQPHEQALSNGLQLLASVDLRTQLSALSMPFYRCYGRLDSLVPQATVVWMDNYLPQSSSLIFKASSHAPFISEPRLFVDELQAFIDHSL; from the coding sequence ATGCCAGAAGTTATCGCCACAGAAAGTAAAAGTGTAAGCCCTTGCACAAAGTTGCATGTCGAAGTTGTTGGTGATGGCCCAGATCTAGTGCTGCTGCATGGTTGGGGGCTAAACAGTGCGTGCTGGCAATCCGTGGTACCATTATTATCAGCGCATTATCGCTTACATTTAATTGATCTGCCTGGTTTTGGTTTTAGCCATGACAGTCATCTTGCCAGTGGCACACTAACAGATATTACAGAGGTATTGTTAAAGGTTGCACCAGCTAACGCAGTTTGGTTAGGTTGGTCTTTAGGTGGACTTTGTGCCACTCATTTTGCCCTGCAACATCCACAACGGGTTGCTGCTTTGGTTACTGTGGCTAGCTCTCCGAAATTTATGGCGACAGCAGAAGTTGCAGATTCGGCGGCTTGGTCTGGTATTGCTGAAAAAGTATTAGCGCAATTTCAACAGCAGTTACAGCAAAACCTACCGCAAACGATAAATCGTTTTTTAGCTATTCAGGGTATGGGTAGTGACACGGCGAAACAAGATATTAAGCAATTAAAATCCTTGTTGGCAGCTAGACCACAGCCACATGAACAAGCGCTAAGTAACGGCTTACAGTTATTAGCAAGTGTTGATTTACGTACCCAGTTATCCGCGTTATCCATGCCATTTTATCGTTGTTATGGTCGTTTAGATTCGCTAGTGCCACAAGCAACAGTTGTGTGGATGGATAATTATCTACCGCAATCATCTAGTCTGATATTTAAAGCCTCGTCGCATGCGCCTTTTATTTCCGAACCCAGACTTTTTGTTGATGAATTGCAGGCATTTATCGATCATTCGTTATAA
- a CDS encoding ComF family protein gives MVLLQPRCYLCDMPIDNPQPFLCLLCQQELPYLPYSYCPRCGLPQGQNQQLQCSECNEQAPPWQQLITCMSYTLECQYLIKQYKFSQQPQLHLLFSQLLSRSIANKVIQADYHLPDALIAIPLHKKRLAKRGYNQAQLVAKDLAAQLQIPLIAENKFIRTKNTKAQAQQTAVERRANMHNVFQVIEPITAKHIAVIDDVVTTGETIKAACQTLFTAGVERIDIWCIARTLAD, from the coding sequence ATGGTACTATTACAACCTCGCTGTTATTTATGCGACATGCCTATCGACAATCCACAACCTTTCCTGTGCTTATTATGCCAACAAGAACTGCCCTACTTGCCTTATTCTTACTGCCCGCGCTGTGGGCTACCACAAGGTCAAAACCAGCAACTGCAATGTAGTGAATGCAACGAGCAAGCACCGCCTTGGCAGCAATTAATTACCTGTATGAGTTATACCTTAGAATGCCAATACTTAATTAAACAATACAAATTTTCTCAACAACCACAACTACACTTACTATTTTCACAACTGTTAAGTCGTAGTATCGCTAACAAAGTCATACAAGCTGATTACCATTTACCCGACGCCCTAATTGCGATCCCCTTACATAAAAAACGCCTTGCAAAACGTGGTTACAACCAAGCTCAGTTAGTCGCCAAGGATTTAGCAGCACAACTACAAATACCGCTAATCGCCGAGAACAAATTTATCCGAACTAAAAATACCAAAGCACAAGCGCAACAAACTGCCGTAGAGCGTAGAGCCAATATGCACAATGTATTTCAAGTCATCGAACCTATAACCGCGAAGCATATCGCAGTTATTGATGACGTCGTTACCACAGGCGAAACCATAAAAGCAGCTTGCCAAACATTATTTACAGCAGGGGTAGAACGTATTGATATATGGTGTATCGCCAGAACATTAGCGGATTAG